In one window of Coleofasciculus chthonoplastes PCC 7420 DNA:
- a CDS encoding protein kinase domain-containing protein, with product MSAKVILTVITGSLKGENFEFCDRTTCILGRAKDCNPRLPNDRYHKTISRYHCLLDINPPDIRIRDFGSLHGTYVNGKIIGKRHRYQTPTEGARIQFPEYDLKNGDEIKLRHTRLRVKIEGVNHSDVNSSESQTIGVDPSEKPLLPRESGLKSASTTLGCDSYLPKIRGYTTLKRLGQGGLGTVYLAHHDRTEELVALKIMRSHNRRPSDAIRQFLMEVDKTKALQHPNIVKLRELGYDQDSFFFTMDYCNGGSVLDLMQQRGGKLSVNEAMSITLQVLDGLDYAHTIQSPDNSNIKVQGLIHRDLKPRNIFLANLGLGRLAKVADYGLAKAFDLAGLSGLSRSGQYAGSPAFMPRQQVLDFKYSKPDVDVWAIAACLYYMLTGRLPRDFGNQDPFWVVLQTKPIPIRQRDAEIPKGLAEVIDLALTDHPRIYFKSAASFKRALEGEL from the coding sequence ATGTCTGCCAAAGTTATCCTTACAGTCATCACAGGAAGTCTCAAAGGTGAGAACTTTGAATTTTGCGATCGCACGACTTGTATTCTAGGTCGCGCCAAAGATTGCAATCCCCGACTCCCTAATGATCGGTATCACAAGACTATCTCGCGCTATCACTGTTTGCTGGATATCAATCCTCCTGATATCCGTATTCGTGACTTCGGTAGTCTCCACGGCACTTATGTTAATGGTAAAATTATTGGCAAACGCCATCGATATCAAACGCCAACCGAAGGGGCTAGGATACAGTTTCCAGAGTACGACTTAAAGAATGGCGACGAAATCAAGCTTCGCCATACCCGACTGCGCGTCAAAATTGAAGGGGTAAACCACAGTGACGTGAACTCCTCTGAATCACAGACAATTGGTGTTGATCCCAGTGAGAAACCTCTCTTACCCCGTGAAAGTGGGTTAAAAAGCGCTTCAACGACTCTAGGGTGTGACTCTTATCTACCTAAGATTCGTGGCTACACAACGCTGAAACGATTAGGTCAAGGGGGATTAGGAACCGTCTATTTAGCCCATCATGACCGAACTGAGGAATTAGTCGCCCTCAAAATCATGCGATCGCACAACAGGCGTCCCAGTGATGCGATCAGGCAATTCCTGATGGAGGTTGACAAAACCAAAGCCTTACAACACCCTAATATCGTTAAACTCCGGGAACTTGGTTACGACCAGGATTCCTTTTTTTTTACCATGGATTATTGTAATGGTGGCAGTGTTCTGGATTTAATGCAGCAACGCGGCGGCAAATTGTCGGTCAATGAAGCGATGTCGATTACACTGCAAGTCTTGGATGGGTTAGACTATGCCCACACTATCCAGAGTCCTGATAATAGTAACATTAAAGTGCAGGGATTAATACACCGGGATCTGAAACCGCGAAATATCTTTCTTGCCAATCTGGGATTAGGGCGTCTTGCCAAAGTTGCTGATTATGGATTGGCTAAGGCGTTTGATTTGGCAGGATTGAGTGGGTTGTCTCGCAGTGGTCAATATGCGGGGAGTCCGGCTTTTATGCCTCGACAACAAGTTCTTGATTTTAAATATAGTAAACCCGATGTTGATGTTTGGGCAATAGCGGCGTGTTTGTACTATATGTTAACGGGTAGATTACCTCGTGATTTTGGCAATCAAGACCCATTCTGGGTTGTCTTGCAAACTAAGCCTATACCTATTCGCCAACGAGATGCTGAAATTCCCAAGGGACTAGCGGAGGTGATTGATTTGGCGCTTACTGATCACCCTCGGATCTATTTTAAGAGTGCTGCTAGTTTTAAACGGGCTTTGGAAGGTGAATTATAA
- the hisA gene encoding 1-(5-phosphoribosyl)-5-[(5-phosphoribosylamino)methylideneamino]imidazole-4-carboxamide isomerase, with the protein MNVIPAIDLLDGRCVRLYQGDYARSQVYSENPVEVAKQWVDQGASRLHLVDLDGAKAGHPVNTKTIEAIVQAVSVPVEVGGGLRDKEGVSQLLSVGVQYAILGTAAVEDHPLVEHLCSEFPDRIIVGIDARNGQVATRGWLETSEITATQLAQQMANLGVSAIIYTDIHRDGTLTGPNRDALRELASHVSIPVIASGGVSSITDLLSLLALEPLGVIGAIVGRALYTGDVSLKEAIQAVGQGRLQDIPPDLGSSSLA; encoded by the coding sequence ATGAACGTTATTCCAGCTATTGATTTACTCGACGGTCGCTGTGTACGGTTATACCAAGGCGACTACGCGCGATCGCAAGTTTATAGTGAAAACCCGGTGGAGGTGGCGAAACAATGGGTAGACCAAGGGGCGAGTCGGTTACATCTGGTGGATCTAGATGGGGCGAAAGCGGGACACCCTGTTAATACCAAGACCATCGAAGCCATTGTCCAAGCGGTATCGGTTCCCGTAGAAGTTGGGGGCGGATTGCGCGACAAGGAAGGAGTTAGTCAACTGCTTTCTGTTGGGGTTCAGTATGCGATTCTGGGAACAGCGGCGGTTGAAGATCATCCCTTAGTCGAACACCTGTGTTCTGAATTTCCCGATCGCATTATTGTTGGTATCGATGCGCGAAATGGTCAGGTAGCCACACGGGGATGGTTGGAAACCTCAGAAATTACCGCCACTCAATTGGCACAGCAAATGGCTAATTTGGGTGTATCGGCAATTATTTATACAGACATTCACCGGGATGGTACACTCACTGGACCCAATCGCGACGCCTTGCGAGAATTAGCCAGCCATGTCTCGATTCCGGTGATTGCGTCTGGGGGTGTCAGTTCGATTACAGACTTATTAAGTTTACTGGCGTTGGAACCCCTAGGCGTGATTGGTGCGATCGTGGGTCGCGCCCTGTATACGGGCGATGTTTCCCTCAAAGAAGCCATTCAAGCCGTGGGACAAGGACGCCTTCAGGATATTCCCCCCGACTTGGGATCGTCTTCATTGGCTTGA
- a CDS encoding transglutaminase-like domain-containing protein, translating into MIPNPDSSVSPKLKSFHTIRPIGAAALQGIAFWGEKLIAIDATSGYLLQINPQTDDTKILNSSPDLDFTDATGLAVVGDTLWLTRKESVYYCQLNGDLQLQHFLTLPYTANGVALKDSTVYITCQKMGYILIYSRDTGQEITRLYAPGIGMENITVRDEELWLSDQEEQTVYCLDRATGNIIFSVLTPFENPTGLTFYRNPQTNQEILYVAYASEEPYIRDNPNAQPNHELQYRDRTFIHPLSFHYNAEERYALSNGYLIEMSYVEELSPLDDVAIQDVEWRIALPSETPRQKIRAIEAVGIPFTEEIQGNQRVAVFKFDHLAPGERHLFGWKALLEVWSIKYRITPRDLENTPELPLEYKSRYLVDDDELAMDTEIIRRAALDAAGRETNLLRQMYSIRNYVYDQLAYGIKPHIDTPDVVLARGIGSCGEYLGVLLALSRLSGIACRTVGRYKCPAHPDQRDIPLQPDFNHVWMEFYLPGFGWVPMESNPDDTREGGPYPTRFFMGLAWYHVEIGKGITFETLTSKGVPVNKEEVSIGDLAINHVRFKILEELQPPGE; encoded by the coding sequence ATGATTCCTAATCCTGATTCCTCTGTGTCACCTAAATTGAAATCGTTCCACACCATTCGACCGATTGGGGCGGCTGCCCTACAGGGTATTGCTTTTTGGGGAGAAAAATTGATTGCCATCGATGCCACGAGTGGCTATCTGTTGCAAATCAACCCCCAAACTGACGATACCAAAATTTTGAATTCCTCGCCGGATCTCGATTTTACCGATGCGACGGGTTTAGCCGTCGTGGGGGATACGCTGTGGTTGACGCGGAAAGAAAGTGTATACTATTGCCAACTCAACGGCGATCTTCAGCTTCAGCATTTCCTGACATTACCCTACACCGCCAATGGTGTTGCACTCAAGGACTCGACGGTCTATATCACCTGTCAAAAAATGGGGTATATTCTGATTTACAGTCGGGATACCGGGCAGGAGATTACCCGCTTATATGCCCCAGGAATTGGCATGGAGAACATTACGGTGCGGGATGAGGAACTTTGGCTCTCGGATCAGGAAGAACAGACTGTGTATTGTCTCGATCGCGCCACCGGAAACATTATCTTCAGCGTCTTGACTCCTTTTGAGAATCCCACGGGTTTAACCTTCTACCGAAACCCGCAAACAAATCAGGAGATTCTCTATGTCGCCTATGCAAGCGAAGAACCCTACATCCGCGATAATCCTAACGCTCAACCCAACCACGAACTACAGTATCGCGATCGCACGTTTATTCATCCCCTGTCTTTTCACTACAATGCCGAGGAACGCTATGCTCTCTCTAATGGCTATTTAATTGAAATGTCTTATGTGGAGGAACTGTCCCCCCTAGACGACGTAGCCATTCAGGACGTAGAATGGCGCATCGCCTTACCCTCAGAAACCCCACGCCAAAAAATCCGCGCCATTGAAGCCGTTGGGATTCCCTTCACCGAAGAAATCCAAGGCAATCAGCGGGTAGCGGTGTTTAAATTTGATCACCTCGCCCCCGGAGAACGTCATTTATTTGGCTGGAAGGCGCTTCTAGAAGTCTGGAGTATCAAATATCGGATTACGCCCAGAGATTTAGAAAATACGCCAGAATTGCCACTTGAATACAAATCCCGCTATTTGGTAGATGATGACGAGTTAGCCATGGATACCGAAATCATCCGCCGCGCCGCCCTTGACGCTGCGGGTCGAGAAACAAATTTATTGCGACAAATGTATAGTATTCGCAATTACGTCTATGACCAACTCGCTTACGGAATCAAGCCCCATATCGATACCCCCGATGTGGTGTTAGCGCGAGGAATTGGTTCCTGTGGGGAGTATCTCGGCGTCTTATTAGCCCTATCCCGTCTCAGTGGAATTGCCTGTCGTACCGTTGGTCGTTACAAATGTCCCGCCCATCCCGATCAACGAGACATTCCCTTACAACCTGATTTTAATCATGTTTGGATGGAATTTTACTTACCAGGATTTGGTTGGGTTCCCATGGAATCTAATCCAGATGACACCCGCGAAGGTGGACCTTATCCGACTCGATTTTTTATGGGATTGGCTTGGTATCATGTAGAAATTGGTAAAGGAATTACATTTGAAACCCTGACCAGTAAAGGTGTTCCAGTTAACAAGGAAGAGGTTTCGATTGGGGATCTAGCGATTAATCATGTCCGGTTCAAAATTCTCGAAGAATTACAACCTCCGGGGGAATAG
- a CDS encoding DUF928 domain-containing protein yields the protein MKLIRFFPHKLAITALVTLLLIVGLSLKEPVRVQAQLSNASISSQLPDQWESAPLPNSGDSGLQDSSNLPFAGCLSSYPIALVPASGMGQTLAEYPTIFWYLPRTRAWGMEFKLTDRDSQEIYSTKYAFARGTSNDYQGQDDQLVVGTPGILSLTIPRLTGSSLPLKEDQKYDWTVKIICNPNDPSGDVYLAGTIRRVSIDPTLSRRLQQAPPEERVVLYAKERLWYEALGTLVKLQRDRPNDPAVIAAWDKLLKSVGLDIILLG from the coding sequence ATGAAACTCATCCGTTTTTTTCCACACAAACTAGCCATAACCGCTTTAGTAACATTGCTTTTAATCGTGGGGTTGAGCCTGAAAGAGCCAGTTCGGGTACAAGCGCAGTTAAGCAATGCCTCGATCAGTTCTCAGTTACCCGATCAATGGGAATCCGCGCCACTGCCTAATTCTGGTGATTCAGGTCTACAAGATAGCAGCAATTTACCGTTTGCGGGTTGCCTCAGCAGTTATCCCATTGCCTTAGTCCCGGCGTCTGGTATGGGACAAACACTGGCGGAGTATCCCACCATCTTTTGGTATCTACCCCGGACAAGGGCTTGGGGCATGGAGTTTAAGTTAACAGATCGTGATAGTCAGGAAATTTACTCGACCAAGTATGCCTTTGCCCGTGGCACCTCAAACGATTATCAGGGACAAGATGACCAATTGGTTGTTGGCACGCCCGGTATACTCAGTTTAACCATACCGAGATTAACGGGTAGCTCTCTGCCACTGAAAGAGGATCAGAAGTATGACTGGACTGTAAAAATAATCTGTAACCCCAATGATCCATCCGGTGATGTTTATCTGGCAGGCACAATCCGGCGAGTGTCAATTGACCCTACTCTAAGCCGTCGCCTACAGCAAGCACCACCTGAGGAGCGTGTGGTACTTTACGCAAAGGAACGACTGTGGTATGAAGCATTAGGGACGTTGGTGAAACTCCAGCGCGATCGCCCGAATGATCCGGCTGTGATTGCGGCTTGGGACAAACTACTAAAGTCTGTCGGGTTAGATATAATTCTACTCGGCTAA